In Equus caballus isolate H_3958 breed thoroughbred chromosome 7, TB-T2T, whole genome shotgun sequence, one DNA window encodes the following:
- the LOC111774296 gene encoding zinc finger protein 426-like produces MKREGSVTFDETWLWTLVDLAQKNLYRDVMLETYKNLTTVGYQLFKPNLISWLEQEEELRTVKKGILQGKKPQWM; encoded by the exons GGTTCTGTGACCTTTGATGAGACATGGCTGTGGACTTTAGTGGACCTTGCTCAGAAAAACCTAtacagagatgtgatgctggagaccTACAAGAACCTGACCACAGTAG GGTATCAACTGTTCAAACCCAATCTGATCTCTTGGTTGGAACAAGAAGAAGAGTTGAGGACAGTGAAGAAAGGAATCCTCCAAG GAAAGAAGCCACAATGGATGTGA